The segment GCCCCCCGTCATCAACCCTATTCAAAAAAAATTCAAATGATTTTCAAATCATCATTCTTAAGTGAACAGTATTGGGGCTAGCCCTCTTAATGATAGAAAAACCGGATAATGGTGAGAAAGTTATATAAAAAGCCTTGTCAAAATAAAAAAATATATTATTATTACCTGAAGGTATTAAATGCGATAACTAAAATCTTAGGAGGATTTTTTATGGGTAAAAACAAAAGTCTAATTCTTACAACAGTTTTTCTTTCGATGATTCTTGTTGTATCAGCCCAGGCAATGCCGCGTCTTGTGCTTCTCGAACATGAAACCTCAACCACGTGAGGTGGCTGTCACAGCGCTGATCTGGTCTTAGATCAGTTATTTGAAAGTTATTCTGATATTTTTATTCCGGTAACCTATCATTGGGGATCAACCGACCCATTCCGTAATTATAATCCTACTGAAAACTATAACAGGTGTACGTATTATCCTCCTCACCCGAATGGTTATTACTATACTCCTTATGCCTGGATTGATGGTATTGTCAGAGGTGGCTACAATTATAATTCCTGGGGTAATATGGTTATAAGCAGGGCAACCGTAGAATCACCAATTGAGATACTGCTTGATGGCAGTTTTAATGATGTTAATCTGACAGGCAATCTTGATATCACAATAATTGCTCATGATCAAATCACTCAACAGGGTCTTAAAATAAGGATTGCTCTTACAGAAGACAGCGTATATTATAGCGCGCCTAATGGCACGCAATGGCACAATTTTACTATGCGCGATATGATACCCAGAGAAGTCGGCATTTCTATCGAGTTGTCGCAGGGTGATACGCTGCGGCATTCGGAAGGTTTTGCCTGCTTAAGTCCGCTTGAATACGAACACTGCAGATTAGTAGTATGGGTTCAGGCTGATGACAGCAACAAAGAAATTCTGCAGACAGCCGCTATTGATGTTTTTGATATTGCAACATCAATTGATGAAGAGATAGAGATTCCAACAGAAATTTCGCTGGCTCAGAACTACCCTAATCCGTTTAATGCCAAGACCACTATTTATTACAACCTTAAAAACACAAGTACTGTCAAACTGGAAATATATGATTTAGCCGGCAGAAAAGTGGCAACATTAACCGATGCTGTTCAATCAGCCGGCGATTACCAGGTTGTCTGGGATGCCGGTTCTGTCGCCAGCGGCGTATATTTTTATCATTTAACAGCTGATGATAAAAACCTAACCAAACGGATGGTTTTGCTAAAATAGCAAAAAAATAATATTTCGATAACATGAAAACGATGCATCACAAATAAAAGGCTTAGGTATGAAAATGACAAAGCAGATGATAATCACAGCCTTACTCTTTACCCTTGTAATGGCAATTAATGTTAACGCTCAGAATAGATTTGTTCTGCTGGAGAATTTTACCAACACTGGATGCGGCTATTGCGCTGATGATGATGTGGCGTTAGATCAATTAACCGAACAGCATTATGATGAATTTGTTGCAGTTAGGTATCACACGTCATGGCCGGATGGCAGCGACCCTTATTATCGGTTCAATACATTCGAGAACAATGCTCGAAAAAACTATTATAATGTTGCGGGAGTGCCAACTACAAAGGTTGATGGTTATCTTACCGCCACCAGCCCAAACTCGTTTTATAATCTAATTGTAACGCGTAGTAATATGGAGTCCCCTCTTGAAATCGATATTGACGGCACATACGATGATGATACCAGAGAAGGTACTCTAAATATCACATTAAGAGCTATTGATGACGCATATTGGGATAGTTTATATCTAAGAATAGCCTTAACCGAGTCGGACCTGTTTTTTCATGCGCCAAACGGTAATGATTGGCATCACCAAACTATGAGGGATATGATTCCAAACGCAAACGGAATAAATTTTGACATGTCATTCGGGGATACCCTTGAGTTCTCTCAAGATTTTGCTGTAAATCAGCAATTGGCATCAGACAATTGC is part of the Candidatus Zixiibacteriota bacterium genome and harbors:
- a CDS encoding T9SS type A sorting domain-containing protein, translating into MVISRATVESPIEILLDGSFNDVNLTGNLDITIIAHDQITQQGLKIRIALTEDSVYYSAPNGTQWHNFTMRDMIPREVGISIELSQGDTLRHSEGFACLSPLEYEHCRLVVWVQADDSNKEILQTAAIDVFDIATSIDEEIEIPTEISLAQNYPNPFNAKTTIYYNLKNTSTVKLEIYDLAGRKVATLTDAVQSAGDYQVVWDAGSVASGVYFYHLTADDKNLTKRMVLLK
- a CDS encoding T9SS type A sorting domain-containing protein — its product is MKMTKQMIITALLFTLVMAINVNAQNRFVLLENFTNTGCGYCADDDVALDQLTEQHYDEFVAVRYHTSWPDGSDPYYRFNTFENNARKNYYNVAGVPTTKVDGYLTATSPNSFYNLIVTRSNMESPLEIDIDGTYDDDTREGTLNITLRAIDDAYWDSLYLRIALTESDLFFHAPNGNDWHHQTMRDMIPNANGINFDMSFGDTLEFSQDFAVNQQLASDNCELVVWVQSDYIKEVYQAARFPLAQTSIAESAELPENFSLAQNYPNPFNAKTTIYYNLKNTSTVKLEIYDLAGRKVATLTDAVQSAGDYQVVWDAGSVASGVYFYHLTADDKNLTKRMVLLK